A genomic segment from Streptomyces sp. NBC_00654 encodes:
- a CDS encoding MbtH family protein, giving the protein MSTNPFDDPEGRFLVLVNDEGQHSLWPSFAEVPGGWTTALDENTREACLEFIETNWTDLRPRSLAASMDA; this is encoded by the coding sequence ATGAGCACCAACCCTTTCGACGACCCCGAAGGCCGCTTCCTGGTCCTGGTGAACGACGAGGGACAGCACTCGCTCTGGCCGTCCTTCGCCGAGGTTCCCGGGGGCTGGACGACCGCTCTCGACGAGAACACCCGGGAGGCGTGCCTGGAGTTCATCGAGACCAACTGGACCGACCTGCGCCCCCGTTCACTCGCGGCTTCCATGGACGCCTGA